A stretch of Synechococcus sp. WH 8020 DNA encodes these proteins:
- a CDS encoding cell division protein SepF: MDLSGVSGFHEILVLTPRGFEEGLDAVMAVREQRTVLLNLSEMEAKLAQRTADFVSGGVYALQGQERRVGERVLLFAPASVDIDQLS; this comes from the coding sequence ATGGACCTTTCTGGTGTTTCTGGCTTTCACGAAATTCTCGTTCTCACACCTCGCGGATTCGAGGAGGGGTTGGATGCGGTGATGGCTGTACGTGAACAACGCACTGTTCTGCTCAATCTCTCAGAGATGGAAGCAAAACTCGCTCAGCGCACGGCTGACTTTGTTTCTGGTGGTGTCTATGCCCTTCAGGGGCAAGAGCGTCGAGTTGGAGAGAGGGTGTTGTTATTCGCGCCAGCTTCTGTTGATATCGATCAGCTCAGTTGA
- a CDS encoding BolA family protein, with translation MVQSEAVSSAIRRALPDAQVSVEDLTGGGDHLQVTVVSAKFEGLTRIKQHQLVYGALREDLASEAIHALALITSTPS, from the coding sequence ATGGTTCAGTCAGAGGCGGTGAGTTCGGCGATTCGCCGAGCTCTTCCAGATGCTCAAGTCTCAGTGGAAGACCTAACGGGAGGTGGAGATCATCTCCAAGTCACTGTGGTGTCAGCAAAATTCGAGGGTCTCACCCGAATCAAGCAGCATCAATTGGTCTATGGGGCTTTGCGTGAAGACCTTGCGAGTGAGGCCATTCACGCCTTAGCTCTCATCACGTCCACTCCTAGCTAA
- the arsS gene encoding arsenosugar biosynthesis radical SAM (seleno)protein ArsS (Some members of this family are selenoproteins.): MTSISSATDRPSQQSSATAFPALNRGELQTLQVNLGYRCNQSCSHCHVNAGPWRTEMMEEEQIKLIPKVLQTLNLNCLDLTGGAPELHPQFRSLVQEAKALGVQVIDRCNLTILQEPGQEDLAAFLANEGVKVVASLPCFEEERVDKQRGLGVFQRSISGLQSLNARGYGMPNTDLELDLVFNPSGAQLPPAQGELEHTYRDKLFKNYGIHFSKLLTITNMPIQRFAQTLKARGELDDYYSLLHQAHRDKNLNSVMCRSLISVSWTGMLFDCDFNQQLGIPVGSGPKTLNELLNQAETINNQSIAVGSHCFGCTAGGGSSCGGALN; encoded by the coding sequence TTGACTTCTATCTCTTCAGCAACTGATCGGCCATCCCAACAAAGCAGCGCCACTGCTTTCCCCGCACTCAACCGTGGCGAGCTTCAAACGCTTCAAGTCAATCTCGGCTATCGCTGCAATCAAAGCTGCAGCCACTGCCATGTGAATGCAGGACCGTGGCGCACGGAAATGATGGAGGAGGAGCAGATCAAGCTGATTCCCAAAGTTCTCCAAACCCTGAATCTCAACTGCCTTGACCTAACAGGAGGCGCTCCAGAACTGCATCCCCAGTTCCGATCCCTTGTACAAGAGGCAAAGGCTCTTGGCGTTCAAGTGATTGATCGCTGCAATCTGACGATTTTGCAAGAACCTGGCCAAGAAGACTTAGCCGCATTCTTAGCCAATGAAGGAGTAAAAGTGGTTGCTTCTCTGCCTTGTTTTGAAGAGGAGCGAGTGGATAAGCAACGAGGCTTGGGTGTTTTCCAGCGAAGCATTTCTGGATTACAAAGCTTGAATGCAAGAGGTTATGGAATGCCGAATACTGACCTTGAACTAGATTTAGTATTCAATCCTTCAGGGGCACAGCTACCCCCAGCTCAAGGAGAATTAGAACACACATATCGCGACAAGTTATTTAAGAACTATGGCATTCATTTCAGCAAATTATTAACTATCACAAATATGCCGATCCAGAGGTTTGCACAAACGTTGAAAGCCCGGGGTGAACTAGATGATTATTACTCCTTGCTTCATCAAGCTCATCGCGACAAAAATCTAAACTCAGTGATGTGCAGAAGTTTGATCAGTGTGAGTTGGACAGGGATGTTGTTCGACTGCGATTTCAACCAGCAATTAGGCATTCCTGTGGGTTCTGGGCCAAAAACCCTGAATGAGCTTCTGAATCAAGCTGAAACCATCAACAACCAATCGATTGCTGTTGGCTCTCACTGTTTTGGATGCACTGCTGGAGGAGGTTCCAGTTGTGGTGGAGCACTCAACTGA
- a CDS encoding pyridoxine 5'-phosphate synthase, with protein sequence MASLGVNIDHIANVRQARRTVEPDPVPMALMAELGGADGITIHLREDRRHIQDRDLTLLRQTVRTRLNLEMAATTEMVEIALREQPDMVTLVPERREEVTTEGGLDVRSQCKSLSSLIDTLQSNDIPVSLFVDPDRNQLEACQQSGARWVELHTGRYAQASWREQPMTLARLVEATEQARSMGLRVNAGHGLTYQNVEPIAAIAGMEELNIGHTIVARALSVGLQEAVREMKCLVQNPRRDPLFGSTSS encoded by the coding sequence GTGGCCAGTCTCGGGGTCAACATTGATCACATTGCCAATGTTCGGCAAGCCAGGCGAACAGTCGAACCTGATCCCGTGCCGATGGCCTTGATGGCTGAGTTGGGTGGTGCTGACGGGATCACGATTCACCTCAGGGAAGATCGCCGTCACATTCAAGATCGCGACCTAACCCTCTTACGTCAAACCGTTCGGACCCGTTTGAACTTGGAAATGGCTGCCACCACAGAGATGGTGGAGATTGCGCTGCGAGAACAACCAGACATGGTCACATTGGTTCCTGAACGGCGAGAAGAAGTCACAACAGAGGGAGGCTTAGACGTCCGCAGTCAGTGCAAAAGCTTGTCTTCTCTGATTGATACGCTCCAGAGCAACGACATTCCCGTCAGTTTGTTCGTGGATCCAGATCGCAACCAGCTGGAGGCTTGTCAGCAAAGTGGCGCCCGTTGGGTTGAACTTCATACCGGACGCTATGCGCAGGCCAGCTGGAGGGAACAACCCATGACCTTGGCGCGTCTTGTCGAGGCGACGGAACAGGCTCGGTCGATGGGGTTGCGGGTGAATGCAGGCCATGGATTGACCTATCAAAACGTGGAGCCCATTGCTGCAATCGCAGGAATGGAGGAGCTCAACATCGGTCATACCATTGTGGCCCGGGCTCTTTCTGTGGGCTTACAAGAAGCCGTAAGAGAAATGAAGTGTCTGGTTCAGAATCCACGACGTGACCCCTTGTTCGGAAGCACTAGCTCATGA
- a CDS encoding MgPME-cyclase complex family protein, with the protein MTIHHFVAASARFLTEEEPLDEVLKERRRHYGEQGKEIDFWLVHNPSFLNAPELSEIKAKLPQPSAAVVSTDSTFITFMKLRLEYVLEGQFDAPTDSIPDPLAEES; encoded by the coding sequence ATGACCATCCATCATTTTGTTGCAGCGAGTGCTCGCTTCTTAACGGAAGAAGAACCTCTCGATGAAGTGCTTAAGGAAAGACGCAGGCATTACGGCGAACAAGGCAAGGAAATTGATTTTTGGCTTGTTCACAATCCAAGTTTCTTGAATGCGCCTGAATTGTCTGAGATCAAAGCGAAGCTGCCACAACCTTCAGCAGCAGTGGTCTCCACAGATTCCACCTTCATCACATTCATGAAGTTGCGTCTGGAATATGTACTCGAGGGACAATTCGATGCTCCGACCGACTCTATTCCAGACCCTCTTGCAGAGGAGAGCTGA
- a CDS encoding phosphoribosyltransferase, with translation MQQLTWSQFDWAVEEITARYASHSFIGVYGVPRGGVCLAVALSHTLSLPWLTEPKDGCLVVDDVYETGQTLRAIRQQVDATFVVWMSKCSPEWWNTATTISPDQWLVFPWENLDLAAEDEGRYRASRSIAH, from the coding sequence ATGCAGCAACTCACTTGGAGCCAATTTGATTGGGCAGTTGAGGAAATCACTGCTCGCTATGCCTCTCACTCATTCATAGGTGTTTATGGAGTTCCGCGCGGTGGTGTTTGTTTAGCAGTGGCATTGAGTCACACACTCTCTCTTCCTTGGCTCACAGAACCAAAGGATGGTTGTCTTGTCGTGGACGATGTGTATGAAACTGGCCAGACCTTGAGGGCGATCCGCCAACAGGTTGATGCCACTTTTGTGGTTTGGATGAGCAAGTGCTCTCCAGAATGGTGGAATACTGCAACAACCATTTCACCCGATCAATGGTTGGTCTTTCCTTGGGAAAATTTGGACCTTGCGGCAGAGGATGAAGGTCGCTATCGGGCCTCTCGATCCATCGCTCACTGA
- the stpA gene encoding glucosylglycerol 3-phosphatase produces the protein MAPLSLDALRDEMRAETDLLIVQDLDGVCMPLVKDPLTRSLRADYVQAAAAMQNKFSVLTNGEHEGRRGVNRLVEKALGDDQKAKREGLYLPGLAAGGVQFQDRFGVVSHPGVSDLEMSFLESVPQRMSDLLRIKLSQVMPELQGQALEEELKLAILDTQVSPTINLNSLFNKIKGDVKRQKQLQLMLSDLMDSLMSAATAAGLPQSFFLHVAPNLGHDASGQERIKPAEPGDVGTTDIQFMLKGAIKEVGLLVLINRHIAQKTGTAPLGDTFNVRNAPHDQQALLDLCHQHIEREAMPMLVGVGDTVTSTPCPLGDGWLRGGSDRGFLTLLQQLGASYDRPSRVVLVDSSHGEVDRPNLSDSKLSGISDPDDPLRFDCLVKGGPEAYVDWFKTLPQC, from the coding sequence ATGGCACCACTAAGCCTTGATGCACTCCGCGACGAAATGAGGGCGGAGACCGACTTGTTAATCGTGCAAGACCTCGATGGAGTTTGCATGCCGCTCGTCAAAGATCCACTGACACGCAGCCTTCGTGCTGACTATGTGCAGGCTGCGGCAGCCATGCAAAACAAGTTCAGCGTTCTGACCAACGGAGAACATGAGGGTCGTCGTGGCGTCAATCGACTCGTTGAGAAAGCTTTAGGCGACGACCAGAAGGCGAAACGAGAAGGTCTTTACCTGCCAGGACTGGCAGCCGGAGGCGTTCAATTTCAAGATCGTTTTGGAGTGGTCTCACACCCGGGAGTGAGCGATCTGGAAATGAGCTTCCTGGAATCCGTCCCTCAACGGATGAGCGATCTGTTGCGTATCAAACTGAGTCAAGTCATGCCAGAGCTGCAAGGCCAAGCTCTCGAGGAAGAACTTAAGCTCGCAATTCTTGACACCCAGGTCTCTCCAACGATCAACCTAAATAGTCTTTTTAACAAGATAAAAGGAGATGTAAAGCGGCAAAAGCAACTGCAATTGATGTTGTCAGATTTGATGGATTCACTGATGTCAGCGGCAACAGCGGCTGGACTTCCCCAGTCATTTTTTCTACACGTTGCTCCAAACCTGGGACACGATGCTTCCGGTCAGGAAAGAATCAAACCGGCGGAACCTGGAGATGTTGGCACCACGGACATTCAATTCATGCTGAAGGGAGCCATTAAAGAAGTGGGTTTGCTGGTGCTGATCAATCGGCACATCGCTCAAAAAACTGGTACGGCGCCGCTCGGTGACACTTTCAATGTGCGCAACGCCCCCCATGACCAACAAGCCCTGCTGGATCTATGTCATCAGCACATTGAACGGGAGGCCATGCCCATGCTGGTTGGAGTTGGTGACACCGTGACATCCACACCTTGCCCATTGGGCGATGGTTGGCTCCGAGGCGGCAGTGACAGAGGGTTTCTGACTCTTCTTCAACAACTAGGTGCAAGCTACGACCGCCCATCCCGTGTTGTTCTTGTCGATAGCAGTCATGGTGAAGTCGATCGCCCGAATCTGAGTGACAGCAAGCTCTCAGGGATCAGCGATCCAGACGACCCACTCCGTTTTGATTGCCTCGTCAAGGGCGGTCCAGAGGCCTATGTCGACTGGTTTAAGACGTTGCCTCAATGTTGA
- a CDS encoding DUF6761 family protein: protein MTSLQHPEAIRHFQSLCDACQELTTRYHSPSELRLYADGYLHALRRSSALETRDMARLESLVERWIMDPSSFIGPDGDVSTLYSHPHRDW, encoded by the coding sequence ATGACATCCCTACAGCATCCGGAAGCTATTCGACACTTCCAGTCGCTGTGCGATGCCTGTCAGGAGCTGACCACCAGATACCACAGCCCGTCTGAGCTCAGGCTGTATGCGGATGGTTATTTGCACGCACTAAGGCGCAGTAGTGCACTCGAAACTCGCGACATGGCTCGACTTGAGTCGCTTGTTGAGCGCTGGATTATGGATCCATCAAGCTTTATTGGGCCCGATGGGGATGTCAGTACGTTGTACAGCCATCCCCATCGCGACTGGTAA
- a CDS encoding DUF3598 family protein, whose protein sequence is MNDLRSTLLIYNSGIWQGCFVRLNHTGKEQERFFTSLDVRETDGVIQTCLTYKDNGRQQSMNFASLPPSMQVTQTGHWSTGPSFITPWNWVAELCVVNQQQRRRMIVRHDVSGLDRVIYVVETKQGAVQQNTPQPLQCQSKSFGSLLIWSPEPGVELFLDPRNRQQGDITGCGIRWRDHNGITHQILRLYNTAGALCPLSDRWIKSPN, encoded by the coding sequence ATGAATGATCTTCGAAGTACATTGCTCATATATAACAGCGGAATTTGGCAAGGATGCTTTGTCAGGCTGAATCACACTGGAAAAGAACAGGAACGCTTTTTCACTTCCCTTGACGTGAGGGAGACTGATGGCGTCATTCAAACCTGTTTGACCTACAAAGACAATGGACGTCAACAGTCGATGAACTTCGCATCGTTACCTCCATCGATGCAGGTCACACAGACAGGGCATTGGTCAACAGGTCCAAGTTTCATCACACCATGGAACTGGGTTGCAGAACTCTGCGTCGTCAATCAACAACAACGACGGCGGATGATCGTTCGGCACGATGTGAGTGGACTGGATCGCGTCATTTATGTTGTAGAAACAAAACAAGGTGCAGTGCAGCAAAACACACCACAACCACTGCAATGCCAATCAAAATCCTTTGGATCGCTATTGATTTGGAGCCCAGAACCAGGCGTTGAATTATTTCTTGATCCCAGAAATCGACAGCAAGGAGACATTACAGGCTGTGGGATTCGTTGGCGCGATCACAACGGAATCACCCATCAGATTTTGCGTCTGTACAACACAGCAGGTGCTCTTTGTCCTTTGTCAGATCGTTGGATTAAGTCACCCAATTGA
- a CDS encoding SDR family NAD(P)-dependent oxidoreductase, whose amino-acid sequence MQSETPQRILITGGSSGIGLEASKRLIQKGHQLTLLCRTEKRCLETMKTLSAERAERASAEGLTINLQDLQSVETGCGTLLQKNEPIDTIILNAGIQNVGLKKPQFTKQTIEETFCVNHLAHQHIVMRLLPLLLKSKKPRLVITSSEVHNPMSGGGRVGKPATLGTLDGLRHHKHVAMINGQTIFDADKAYKDSKLCNILMARYLANKLKQKGQEIPVITWSPGLVIPKGSGGFFRTSRQHNPIGLALFSFVARDLLRLTETVEKAGALLADLADGSNDEQNGFQYISNQLISPGRHIFKKTETSQEGKNEKLGEELWTLSKDLIEHKLLECHSIECN is encoded by the coding sequence ATGCAGTCCGAGACACCACAACGAATCCTGATCACAGGAGGAAGTTCTGGAATCGGACTCGAAGCAAGCAAACGGTTAATTCAAAAAGGGCATCAGCTCACACTTCTTTGCCGCACAGAAAAGCGTTGTCTGGAAACAATGAAAACCCTATCCGCCGAGAGAGCGGAGCGGGCTTCAGCAGAGGGACTAACCATCAACCTTCAAGATCTTCAAAGCGTTGAAACGGGTTGTGGCACACTCCTGCAAAAAAATGAACCAATCGATACCATCATTTTAAATGCAGGGATTCAAAATGTAGGGCTTAAAAAGCCACAATTCACAAAACAAACGATAGAAGAGACATTCTGTGTGAATCACCTCGCACATCAACACATTGTCATGCGTTTGTTGCCATTACTACTCAAAAGTAAAAAGCCACGACTTGTGATCACAAGCTCAGAAGTCCACAACCCAATGAGCGGAGGAGGACGGGTTGGCAAACCAGCAACACTTGGAACACTCGATGGATTAAGACACCACAAGCATGTCGCAATGATCAATGGTCAAACCATTTTTGACGCTGATAAAGCCTACAAAGACAGCAAGCTCTGCAACATCCTGATGGCACGATACCTTGCCAACAAACTCAAGCAAAAGGGTCAGGAAATACCGGTCATCACATGGAGCCCAGGACTGGTGATTCCCAAAGGAAGCGGAGGATTTTTCCGAACCAGTCGCCAACACAACCCCATTGGTCTAGCTCTCTTCTCTTTCGTTGCGAGAGATTTACTACGACTGACAGAAACAGTGGAAAAAGCAGGAGCCTTACTTGCGGACCTCGCGGATGGGAGTAACGATGAACAGAACGGATTCCAATACATCAGCAATCAACTGATCAGCCCTGGACGCCATATTTTCAAAAAAACAGAAACAAGCCAGGAAGGGAAGAATGAAAAACTTGGCGAAGAGTTGTGGACACTGAGCAAAGACCTGATCGAGCATAAGTTGCTTGAATGCCACTCAATCGAATGCAACTAA
- a CDS encoding lysophospholipid acyltransferase family protein, with the protein MNPFWSSLAMLFTQDLALPWYFRERYVLGAHHLPKEGPVLLAPTHRARWDALILPMATGRRITGRDCRFMVTRSEMKGLQGWFLYRLGCFPVDQGRPTLTTLRFAIDLLAAGEQVVVFPEGRINRTDEPIRLRQGLVRLAQLSKTNGVPVSVVPVGIAYSEASPPASSRAAICFEAPLLAEGTGREAAAHMSQQLADRMHTAEQAARQAVGRPLRSH; encoded by the coding sequence ATGAATCCCTTCTGGTCATCGCTTGCGATGTTGTTCACGCAAGACTTGGCTTTGCCTTGGTATTTCCGAGAGCGATATGTGCTCGGGGCCCATCATTTGCCTAAAGAGGGTCCTGTGCTTTTGGCCCCGACCCATCGAGCTCGCTGGGATGCCTTGATCTTGCCCATGGCAACGGGTCGACGGATCACAGGTCGTGATTGCCGCTTCATGGTGACGCGAAGTGAAATGAAAGGACTTCAGGGCTGGTTCCTCTATCGGCTCGGCTGCTTTCCCGTAGACCAGGGACGCCCCACACTGACGACGCTTCGCTTCGCAATCGATCTTCTGGCGGCTGGCGAGCAGGTGGTTGTGTTTCCCGAGGGGCGAATCAACCGCACCGACGAACCAATTCGTTTGCGCCAAGGGCTCGTTCGTCTTGCCCAACTATCCAAAACGAATGGGGTTCCCGTCAGCGTTGTTCCCGTAGGGATCGCCTACAGCGAGGCCAGTCCGCCGGCCTCTAGTCGTGCCGCAATCTGCTTTGAAGCCCCTCTTTTAGCCGAAGGAACAGGTCGGGAAGCTGCAGCTCATATGAGTCAGCAATTAGCAGATCGGATGCATACGGCTGAACAAGCGGCCCGACAGGCAGTGGGCCGACCACTAAGAAGCCACTAA
- a CDS encoding GLTT repeat protein, with amino-acid sequence MIDSDPKTDGGHCGTKPKKFAIGIAPLGTVSIGIVPMGVICIGVVPMGVVSIGVVAMGVINLSVVGMGLLAIGVNTMGVWTAGPMSMGLVQLGKSTTDHSGHHHGHTNQHQDGDDPRFLAYPTRAEAEAQAEAQGCKGAHAMGDFWMPCSEHPTSEQ; translated from the coding sequence ATGATTGATTCAGATCCAAAGACCGACGGGGGACACTGCGGCACCAAGCCAAAAAAATTCGCAATCGGAATTGCTCCGCTTGGAACGGTCTCCATCGGAATTGTTCCCATGGGGGTGATTTGTATAGGAGTTGTTCCGATGGGGGTTGTCTCGATCGGGGTCGTTGCGATGGGCGTCATCAACCTGTCCGTCGTGGGGATGGGACTGTTGGCGATCGGGGTCAACACCATGGGCGTTTGGACAGCAGGACCGATGAGCATGGGTCTCGTTCAACTAGGCAAGAGCACAACGGACCACAGCGGTCATCACCATGGCCACACAAACCAACATCAAGATGGTGATGACCCGAGGTTCTTGGCCTACCCAACACGGGCCGAAGCAGAAGCCCAGGCCGAGGCTCAAGGCTGCAAAGGGGCTCACGCGATGGGTGACTTCTGGATGCCCTGCTCAGAGCATCCAACAAGCGAGCAATGA
- a CDS encoding response regulator transcription factor: MVSTSQFLPSAGQPREPFRVLVVEPHPKLRTVLVQRLRQDGHLTAAVASPAEAQELCQDQSPDLLVCAELLEQSSALRLAQQLRSPVIVLTARTGAEPVVGLLDDGADDVLRKPFGLEELAARCRTLLKRGHSGLQERVSVGPLEVHLLLRQVTLREKPVELSPREFALLCALLMPPGMVRSRQELLRMAWPPFSGGPRSVDTQVLTLRRKLEQAGLGDGGGITTVRQQGYRFSLENIRD; encoded by the coding sequence TTGGTCTCCACTTCACAATTTTTGCCGTCTGCAGGTCAACCTCGAGAACCGTTCCGGGTTCTGGTTGTTGAGCCCCATCCCAAGCTGAGAACTGTTCTGGTTCAGCGTCTGCGTCAAGACGGGCACCTGACTGCAGCGGTTGCCTCCCCTGCAGAAGCTCAAGAGCTTTGTCAGGACCAATCTCCTGATCTGTTGGTTTGTGCTGAGCTCCTTGAGCAAAGTTCAGCTTTGCGCTTGGCACAGCAATTGCGCTCGCCAGTCATTGTCTTAACCGCACGCACAGGCGCTGAACCGGTCGTAGGACTACTCGACGATGGTGCTGACGACGTGCTCCGTAAGCCCTTTGGGCTCGAGGAGTTAGCTGCACGCTGCCGCACATTGCTGAAACGAGGCCACAGCGGTCTTCAGGAGCGCGTCAGTGTTGGCCCCCTAGAAGTTCACCTCCTACTTCGACAGGTCACCCTGCGAGAGAAGCCTGTTGAGCTCAGCCCACGGGAATTCGCCTTGCTCTGCGCTCTGTTGATGCCACCCGGAATGGTGCGAAGTCGACAGGAATTGCTGCGTATGGCATGGCCTCCCTTCAGTGGAGGACCACGATCCGTTGACACCCAGGTACTCACACTGAGGCGCAAACTGGAACAAGCAGGATTGGGAGATGGGGGCGGCATCACAACCGTTCGCCAACAGGGCTACCGATTCAGCCTTGAAAACATCAGGGACTAA
- a CDS encoding Fur family transcriptional regulator: MASLPVPVEGPLERGLHLDGRRLTPQRRLILDLFEQIGGGTHLSAEDVHRLLVDSKARVSLATIYRTLRLLVEMGFLQELELSDGGRRFELASDDHGDHHHLICVRCGRTEEFESTSVLEAGREAAKRFNFELIESSLTVRAICPNCR, encoded by the coding sequence ATGGCTTCATTGCCAGTTCCGGTTGAAGGACCCCTTGAGCGTGGATTGCATCTGGATGGCAGGCGCTTAACGCCACAGCGTCGACTGATCCTCGACCTGTTCGAGCAGATCGGTGGAGGCACTCACCTCAGTGCTGAGGATGTCCATCGTTTGCTGGTGGATTCAAAGGCCAGGGTCTCATTGGCAACGATTTATCGAACCCTGAGACTGCTTGTTGAGATGGGGTTTCTGCAAGAACTTGAACTCAGTGACGGAGGTCGTCGGTTTGAGCTTGCAAGCGATGATCATGGCGATCATCACCATTTGATTTGCGTTCGTTGCGGACGCACTGAAGAATTTGAAAGCACCTCAGTTCTTGAGGCTGGCCGTGAAGCAGCCAAACGTTTCAATTTTGAACTGATCGAATCGAGTTTGACCGTTCGAGCTATCTGTCCTAACTGCCGTTAA
- a CDS encoding nucleoside 2-deoxyribosyltransferase: MTSKTIYLASPYGFSAQCKRLLIPEFVAALSQLGLTVWEPFERNGNVDTTKPGWAYRVAQQCMQDVRAADGVFAIVNGTPPDEGVMVEVGAAYALNKPVFLFRDDFRRCTDSDQYPLNLMLFAGLPASNWQEMVYDSVDAIQNRERPLGQWAQS, encoded by the coding sequence ATGACATCGAAAACGATTTATTTGGCTTCTCCTTATGGGTTCTCTGCTCAGTGCAAACGTCTTTTAATTCCTGAGTTTGTTGCTGCTTTGTCCCAGCTTGGCCTTACGGTCTGGGAGCCATTTGAGCGGAATGGAAATGTTGATACCACCAAGCCTGGATGGGCCTATCGCGTGGCCCAGCAATGCATGCAGGATGTACGAGCCGCTGATGGCGTGTTTGCCATCGTCAATGGAACCCCACCAGATGAGGGAGTGATGGTGGAGGTTGGAGCTGCCTATGCTCTGAACAAGCCTGTTTTCTTGTTCCGTGATGACTTCCGCCGTTGCACTGATTCTGATCAGTACCCTCTGAATTTGATGTTGTTCGCCGGTTTGCCTGCATCGAATTGGCAAGAGATGGTGTACGACTCAGTGGATGCGATTCAAAACCGGGAAAGGCCCTTAGGGCAATGGGCTCAATCCTGA
- the grxD gene encoding Grx4 family monothiol glutaredoxin produces MDSQTKERIQALIQSSPIFVFMKGTKLMPQCGFSNNVVQILNALGMSFETFDVLSDMEIRQGIKDYSEWPTIPQVYVKGEFMGGSDILIEMYNSGELKEKLEIELAS; encoded by the coding sequence ATGGATTCCCAAACGAAAGAGCGCATTCAGGCGCTGATCCAGTCAAGTCCCATTTTTGTGTTTATGAAGGGCACGAAATTAATGCCACAGTGCGGCTTTTCAAACAATGTTGTCCAAATCCTCAATGCCCTGGGCATGAGTTTTGAGACCTTTGATGTTTTGTCTGACATGGAAATCCGTCAGGGCATCAAGGATTACTCAGAGTGGCCCACCATTCCTCAGGTGTATGTCAAAGGGGAATTCATGGGTGGATCCGACATCTTGATCGAGATGTACAACAGCGGGGAATTGAAGGAAAAATTAGAGATTGAGCTCGCCAGCTAA
- a CDS encoding glutathione S-transferase family protein: MAITLYGGPQTRASMPRWYMEEKGIPYDLVELSLAEGQNLKEDFLAINPFGKLPAMKDDSVLDSNGHPLVLFESGAILLHLAEHHGDEIQQPGDRSLISQWTHFANSTLAFAIFVPDQKQKTLPRLLSELDSKITKGYFINNKWGAADCAITSYLAYIKLFFPNEDLSAYPAVNTLIQATRERPAYQKVMGLA, encoded by the coding sequence GTGGCAATCACCCTTTACGGCGGTCCCCAAACACGAGCCTCCATGCCCCGCTGGTACATGGAAGAGAAGGGAATTCCCTACGATCTTGTAGAACTATCACTCGCTGAGGGGCAAAATCTTAAGGAGGATTTCCTGGCGATCAATCCTTTCGGAAAACTTCCTGCCATGAAAGATGATTCTGTCCTTGATTCCAATGGTCATCCACTCGTTTTATTTGAATCCGGAGCCATCCTTTTGCATTTAGCAGAGCATCATGGAGATGAGATCCAGCAACCTGGTGATCGATCATTAATCAGCCAGTGGACACATTTCGCTAATTCAACATTGGCCTTTGCAATTTTTGTTCCTGATCAAAAGCAAAAAACCTTACCGAGACTTCTAAGTGAACTTGATTCAAAGATCACAAAAGGATATTTCATCAACAACAAGTGGGGTGCAGCTGATTGCGCCATTACATCTTACTTAGCTTATATCAAATTATTCTTTCCCAATGAGGACCTTAGTGCATACCCAGCAGTCAACACTTTAATCCAAGCCACTCGCGAACGACCTGCCTATCAAAAAGTGATGGGACTCGCCTAA